A genomic segment from Propioniciclava sp. MC1595 encodes:
- a CDS encoding DUF2695 domain-containing protein, translating to MIELATGTVRHIDHLLTPEPLPDDACDLGSELASLMSPTLCGLAQAAVPPRPWQEGFGWAVPDQELITVVCREGEPFPSPVEEQFFWGWRYSNHLTAAFHGDVYVVTPTGWAGLLGGEGEWPALPPLVEGPDIDLVQFPELAERRALLVDPIVREAAAILAETTLTEAVPERGECIICYGWRLMTMLGCDRTLRIAQRFRDVAAPRAKKLEATWARRGVTCDCQLLEAHGIPRHIVEEEYAAREADPDRPITASPPCLGVRKGSAQPCATWVEFPR from the coding sequence GTGATCGAACTCGCGACCGGGACCGTGCGGCACATCGACCACCTGCTGACCCCCGAACCCCTGCCCGACGACGCCTGTGACCTGGGCAGTGAGCTGGCGAGCCTGATGAGCCCCACCCTGTGCGGCTTGGCCCAAGCCGCAGTCCCGCCCCGCCCGTGGCAGGAGGGGTTCGGCTGGGCCGTCCCCGACCAGGAGCTGATCACGGTGGTGTGCCGTGAGGGCGAGCCCTTCCCGTCCCCCGTTGAGGAGCAGTTCTTCTGGGGCTGGCGCTACAGCAACCACCTGACGGCTGCATTCCACGGTGACGTGTACGTGGTGACGCCGACGGGGTGGGCCGGGTTGTTGGGCGGTGAGGGTGAGTGGCCGGCGCTCCCGCCGTTGGTCGAGGGGCCTGACATCGACCTGGTCCAATTCCCCGAGTTGGCCGAGCGTCGTGCACTCCTCGTCGATCCGATCGTGCGCGAGGCGGCAGCCATCCTTGCCGAGACCACCTTGACCGAGGCTGTTCCTGAGCGTGGCGAATGCATCATCTGCTACGGGTGGCGCCTGATGACCATGCTGGGGTGCGATCGCACGTTGCGGATCGCTCAGCGATTCCGGGACGTGGCGGCGCCCCGCGCGAAGAAGCTCGAGGCCACCTGGGCGCGTCGCGGCGTGACGTGCGACTGCCAACTGCTCGAGGCGCACGGCATTCCGCGCCACATCGTCGAAGAGGAGTACGCCGCCCGGGAGGCGGACCCCGACCGGCCCATCACCGCCTCGCCGCCCTGCCTCGGCGTGCGGAAGGGCTCGGCCCAACCGTGCGCCACATGGGTCGAGTTCCCTCGGTGA
- a CDS encoding TetR/AcrR family transcriptional regulator has translation MQARPGLSPERIVDAAARVADASGLTGVSMRTVARELGVEAMSLYHHVADKEALLDALADWVFDRIPLPDPSLPWREALTRRWVDARATLSAHPWGLGLIESRRSPGPATLRNHDAVLGCLLGAGFPVPLAATAFSALDAYVFGFVLTEQTLPFEPGESAEEFVEALALPTDDYPHLATFIAAQVGPDYAHSDEFVIGLDLILDALEQRLSAVGLQVEGRQGP, from the coding sequence ATGCAGGCCCGACCCGGACTTTCCCCTGAACGCATCGTGGACGCCGCCGCCCGTGTTGCCGACGCCTCAGGCCTGACCGGCGTCAGCATGCGCACGGTGGCCCGCGAGCTCGGCGTCGAGGCCATGTCGCTGTACCACCACGTGGCCGACAAGGAGGCGTTGCTCGACGCGCTCGCCGATTGGGTGTTCGACCGCATCCCCCTGCCCGACCCGTCCCTGCCGTGGCGCGAAGCGCTGACCCGGCGCTGGGTGGACGCCCGTGCCACCCTGTCCGCCCACCCGTGGGGGCTGGGCCTCATCGAGTCGCGCCGCTCCCCCGGCCCGGCCACGCTGCGCAACCACGACGCCGTGCTGGGGTGCCTGCTGGGTGCGGGATTCCCGGTCCCGCTGGCCGCCACGGCGTTCTCGGCGCTGGACGCCTACGTGTTCGGCTTCGTCCTCACCGAGCAGACGCTGCCGTTCGAGCCCGGCGAGTCGGCCGAGGAGTTCGTGGAGGCCCTCGCACTGCCCACCGACGACTACCCTCACCTGGCCACGTTCATCGCGGCCCAGGTCGGGCCCGACTACGCACACTCCGACGAGTTCGTGATCGGGCTCGACCTCATCCTCGACGCCTTGGAGCAGCGCCTCTCAGCGGTCGGCCTTCAGGTCGAAGGACGCCAGGGGCCGTAG
- a CDS encoding alpha/beta hydrolase, whose amino-acid sequence MAPTSTATLEGPVTRTLTAARSMLVTRGRWRFPALGYTLRGLKTLPAPVREPVFDLMRQRVGAALPEFGDALRFMEAAQGVPDSRLWQRRLLLDRPHLGGVSTREIVRDEGGRLRARLYLPPQDAPPPTAALVWAHGGAFLMGDLEAPEAHRVAIETAAAGIPVLSVDYRWCLNGVHYPLPLDDLLTAWHWAVDHADEMGVEASRLHLGGASAGACLAASAILRLRDSGGPMPASQVLAYPVLEGTLPPASPEVAAVLEPLQLLTDDLIGGMFANWAGDASWDDPYVSPGLGDPAGLPPTFVLTCGHDSLRRSSEPYAAKLAAAGVPVWHEVLPTATHAPFARLGEDDGEYALWRLRTWVAGGPAGMGA is encoded by the coding sequence ATGGCCCCTACGTCGACCGCCACCTTGGAAGGCCCCGTCACACGGACGTTGACGGCGGCCCGCTCGATGCTGGTCACCCGGGGGCGCTGGAGGTTCCCGGCCCTGGGCTACACGCTGCGCGGCCTGAAGACCCTGCCCGCCCCCGTACGCGAGCCGGTGTTCGACCTCATGCGCCAGCGGGTCGGCGCGGCGCTCCCCGAGTTCGGGGACGCCCTCCGCTTCATGGAGGCCGCCCAGGGCGTGCCCGACAGCCGCCTGTGGCAACGACGGCTCCTGCTCGACCGGCCGCACCTCGGCGGGGTCAGCACGCGCGAGATCGTCCGCGACGAAGGCGGACGCCTCCGGGCCCGGCTCTACCTGCCGCCCCAGGACGCCCCGCCGCCCACGGCCGCGCTGGTCTGGGCGCACGGCGGCGCGTTCCTCATGGGTGACCTCGAGGCGCCCGAGGCACACCGCGTCGCGATCGAGACCGCGGCCGCCGGCATCCCGGTGCTGTCGGTCGACTACCGGTGGTGCCTGAACGGGGTCCACTACCCGCTCCCCCTCGACGACCTCCTCACCGCTTGGCACTGGGCGGTCGACCACGCCGACGAGATGGGCGTCGAGGCGTCCCGGCTGCACCTGGGTGGGGCCAGCGCGGGGGCCTGCCTCGCCGCGAGCGCGATCCTGCGGCTGCGCGACTCCGGTGGACCGATGCCCGCCTCGCAGGTGCTCGCCTACCCGGTGCTCGAGGGCACGCTGCCGCCGGCGTCCCCCGAGGTCGCGGCTGTGCTCGAGCCGCTGCAGCTGCTCACCGACGACCTGATCGGGGGCATGTTCGCCAACTGGGCCGGGGACGCCTCGTGGGACGACCCCTACGTCTCCCCCGGCCTGGGCGACCCGGCCGGGCTGCCACCGACGTTCGTGCTCACGTGCGGGCACGACTCACTGCGCCGGTCGAGCGAACCGTACGCCGCCAAGCTGGCCGCGGCGGGCGTCCCGGTCTGGCACGAGGTGCTGCCCACCGCGACCCACGCGCCGTTCGCACGCCTCGGCGAGGACGACGGTGAGTACGCGCTGTGGCGTCTCCGCACGTGGGTGGCGGGCGGCCCCGCGGGGATGGGCGCCTGA
- a CDS encoding NAD(P)-dependent alcohol dehydrogenase produces MTTYTRKVSAMRAAVHDTFGGPEVLRIEDRPIPTPSPREVLVRVVAASVNSADSRIRGRRFPRGFGGVAPLMFGVRLPRIPVLGGSFSGVVEAVGADVTGVAPGNVVAGTTGMAMGAHAEFVAVRADRVVSVPEGVSHDDAAGVIFGGLTALWFLRDRAEVQLGRSVLVVGASGAVGTMAVQLARLAGASVTGVCSAANADLVRSLGAERVIDHRAVDVTTLPDRFDVVLDAVGVLDRHTGRRLLTPDGVLLLAVASLADTVLARGNVKAGSGPERASDLAHLLDLVAKGEVRVVLDDVLPLDRIAEAHARVDSGRKVGSLIVRP; encoded by the coding sequence ATGACGACTTACACCCGTAAGGTAAGCGCGATGCGGGCCGCGGTGCACGACACCTTCGGCGGCCCCGAGGTGCTGCGCATCGAGGACCGCCCGATCCCGACGCCCAGCCCCAGGGAGGTGCTCGTGCGCGTCGTCGCCGCCAGCGTGAACTCGGCCGACTCCCGCATCCGCGGGCGCCGGTTCCCCCGGGGGTTCGGCGGGGTGGCGCCGCTCATGTTCGGGGTGCGGCTGCCGCGCATCCCAGTGTTGGGCGGGAGCTTCTCGGGGGTGGTCGAGGCCGTCGGCGCGGACGTCACCGGCGTCGCTCCCGGTAACGTCGTGGCCGGCACCACCGGCATGGCGATGGGGGCGCACGCCGAGTTCGTGGCCGTGCGCGCCGACCGCGTCGTGTCGGTGCCCGAGGGTGTGAGCCACGACGACGCCGCGGGCGTCATCTTCGGTGGCCTGACCGCGCTGTGGTTTCTCCGCGACCGGGCGGAGGTGCAGCTGGGGCGCAGTGTCCTGGTCGTGGGGGCGTCCGGGGCGGTGGGCACGATGGCGGTGCAACTGGCGAGGCTGGCGGGGGCGTCCGTCACGGGGGTCTGCTCGGCGGCCAACGCCGACCTGGTGCGCTCGCTCGGCGCTGAGCGCGTCATCGACCACCGGGCCGTCGACGTCACGACGCTGCCCGACCGGTTCGATGTGGTGCTGGACGCCGTGGGGGTCCTCGACCGTCATACCGGGCGCCGGCTGCTCACCCCCGACGGGGTGCTGCTGTTGGCGGTGGCCAGCTTGGCTGACACCGTGCTGGCCCGCGGCAATGTCAAGGCCGGCAGTGGCCCCGAGCGTGCCTCCGACCTCGCTCACCTGCTCGATCTCGTCGCGAAGGGGGAGGTGCGGGTCGTCCTCGACGATGTCCTGCCCCTCGACCGCATCGCCGAAGCCCACGCCCGCGTCGACTCCGGCCGCAAGGTCGGCAGCCTGATCGTCAGGCCGTGA
- a CDS encoding metal-sensitive transcriptional regulator yields the protein MSEHSTAVGVTEVPDDASELTPAASGCGCGGGGCHGDDADGHQHGYITAKDNYQRRLRRIEGQARGLQRMVDEEKYCIDILTQISAMTKALQSVALELLEDHMAHCVVAAAREGGAAAEEKIQEASEAIARLVRS from the coding sequence ATGAGCGAGCACAGCACGGCGGTCGGCGTCACCGAGGTCCCCGACGATGCGAGCGAACTGACGCCCGCGGCGTCCGGGTGTGGGTGTGGGGGTGGCGGGTGCCACGGCGACGACGCCGACGGCCACCAGCACGGCTACATCACGGCCAAGGACAACTACCAGCGCCGCCTGCGCCGCATCGAGGGCCAGGCCCGCGGACTGCAGCGCATGGTCGATGAGGAGAAGTACTGCATCGACATCCTCACCCAGATCTCGGCCATGACGAAGGCCCTGCAGTCGGTCGCCCTCGAACTGCTCGAGGACCACATGGCCCACTGCGTCGTCGCCGCAGCCCGCGAGGGTGGCGCGGCGGCCGAGGAGAAGATCCAGGAGGCGTCCGAGGCCATCGCGCGCCTCGTGCGCAGCTAG
- a CDS encoding pyruvate kinase: MAERVMSLDELNSALRDLHADLLRAEVASAGLIDAVQTQHRESARNLIHYVAARQHDLRPLQASLAAYGLSSLGRMESIVRPWIETVIETVDALATGRPRHGIWGDLDGGTRLLLRNRDDVLGAVHGHDDRITHIMVTMPSEAADDPGLVQRMGAAGMDVARINCAHDGPAEWARMIAAVRALPGGVRVAMDLGGPKVRTGPLEQGPKVVKVRPQRNDRGEVERPVRVLLAGLVDAPLAEPVEAVIPVTWAEPAAARGVRVGDELRLTDARGRARELRVLTVSDAGVVVGFDRTTYFETGLQIEGPDAAATVGDLPEVRQHLFVRAGDELRLQRSLEPQPATQVGPHRIGCTLEEVFTDARPGERILFDDGKIAGTIREVTPDELVVDVERAGAGIKLRAEKGINLPDTTLRIPALTASDRANLPFVAAHADLVNLSFVQSPADVADLIAELEALDATGIGITLKIETGPAFEALPQMLLEAMRWGDVGVMIARGDLAVELGFERLAEVQEEILWLCEAAHVPVIWATQVLDTLARTGLPSRSEVTDAAMGRRAEAVMLNKGPFIVEAIEALESILDRMGGHVEKKRSLLRPLASFDLKADR; encoded by the coding sequence ATGGCTGAGCGTGTGATGTCGTTGGACGAATTGAACAGCGCCCTGCGAGACCTGCACGCCGATCTGCTGCGCGCAGAGGTCGCGTCGGCGGGGCTGATCGACGCCGTCCAGACGCAGCACCGGGAGAGCGCGCGCAACCTCATTCACTACGTGGCCGCGCGCCAGCACGATCTGCGCCCGCTGCAGGCGTCCTTGGCCGCCTACGGCCTGTCGAGCCTGGGTCGCATGGAGTCGATCGTCCGGCCTTGGATCGAGACCGTCATCGAAACCGTGGACGCCCTCGCCACCGGGCGCCCTCGCCACGGCATCTGGGGCGACCTCGACGGCGGCACCCGTTTGCTGCTGCGCAATCGCGACGACGTGCTGGGCGCCGTGCACGGCCACGACGACCGCATCACCCACATCATGGTCACCATGCCGTCGGAGGCCGCCGACGACCCCGGGCTCGTCCAGCGCATGGGGGCCGCCGGCATGGACGTCGCCCGCATCAACTGCGCCCACGACGGCCCCGCCGAATGGGCCCGCATGATCGCGGCGGTGCGCGCCCTGCCCGGTGGCGTCCGCGTGGCGATGGACCTGGGCGGCCCCAAGGTCCGCACCGGTCCGCTCGAGCAGGGGCCGAAAGTGGTCAAGGTGCGTCCGCAGCGCAACGACCGAGGTGAGGTCGAGCGCCCCGTGCGCGTCTTGCTGGCTGGGCTTGTCGATGCCCCGTTGGCTGAGCCTGTCGAAGCCGTCATCCCCGTGACCTGGGCCGAGCCTGCCGCAGCCCGGGGCGTCCGGGTGGGGGACGAGCTGCGCCTGACCGACGCCCGCGGGCGCGCACGTGAGCTGCGCGTGCTGACCGTCTCCGACGCGGGGGTGGTGGTGGGGTTCGACCGCACCACCTACTTCGAGACCGGCCTACAGATCGAAGGCCCGGACGCCGCGGCCACCGTCGGCGACCTGCCCGAGGTGCGGCAGCACCTGTTCGTGCGCGCGGGGGACGAACTGCGCCTGCAGCGCAGCCTCGAACCGCAGCCGGCGACGCAGGTCGGTCCGCACCGCATCGGGTGCACGCTGGAGGAGGTGTTCACCGACGCGCGGCCCGGCGAGCGCATCCTGTTCGACGACGGCAAGATCGCCGGGACCATCCGGGAGGTCACGCCCGACGAGCTCGTCGTCGACGTGGAGCGCGCCGGCGCGGGCATCAAACTGCGCGCTGAGAAGGGCATCAACCTCCCCGACACGACGCTGCGGATCCCGGCGCTCACGGCGTCCGACCGGGCGAACCTGCCGTTCGTGGCCGCCCACGCCGACCTGGTGAACCTGTCGTTCGTGCAGTCGCCGGCCGACGTGGCCGACCTGATCGCCGAGCTCGAGGCCCTCGACGCCACCGGCATCGGCATCACCCTGAAGATCGAGACCGGCCCGGCGTTCGAGGCGCTGCCGCAGATGCTGCTGGAGGCCATGCGCTGGGGCGACGTCGGCGTCATGATCGCTCGCGGCGACCTCGCTGTCGAGCTCGGGTTCGAGCGGCTGGCCGAGGTGCAGGAGGAGATCCTGTGGCTGTGCGAGGCCGCGCACGTGCCGGTGATCTGGGCGACGCAGGTGCTCGACACCTTGGCGCGCACGGGCCTGCCGTCGCGGTCCGAGGTCACCGACGCCGCGATGGGACGCCGTGCCGAGGCGGTCATGCTGAACAAGGGGCCTTTCATCGTGGAGGCCATCGAGGCGCTGGAATCGATCCTCGACCGCATGGGTGGGCACGTCGAGAAGAAGCGCTCGCTGCTACGGCCCCTGGCGTCCTTCGACCTGAAGGCCGACCGCTGA
- a CDS encoding metallophosphoesterase family protein, whose amino-acid sequence MKVVVVADSHAPRRWKGVPHILALELADADLVLHAGDVCVPEVLDELAAFAPVRAVMGNNDGEDVREWGATDDLELDLAGVRVAMLHIAGPKDGRGRRMRKRFPDADLVVFGHSHQPLDELQDGVHLLNPGSVADPRREPLPSFAVLTIEAGRPSTRLVWLPR is encoded by the coding sequence GTGAAGGTGGTCGTCGTCGCCGACTCGCACGCCCCGCGCCGGTGGAAGGGCGTCCCGCACATCTTGGCCTTGGAGCTGGCCGACGCCGATCTCGTCCTCCACGCCGGCGACGTCTGCGTGCCGGAGGTGCTCGACGAGCTGGCCGCGTTCGCGCCGGTCAGGGCGGTCATGGGCAACAACGACGGCGAGGACGTCCGGGAGTGGGGCGCCACCGACGACCTCGAGCTCGACCTCGCCGGCGTCCGCGTGGCGATGCTGCACATCGCCGGGCCCAAGGACGGTCGGGGACGCCGCATGCGCAAGCGGTTCCCCGACGCCGACCTGGTCGTGTTCGGCCACTCCCACCAGCCGCTGGACGAGCTGCAGGACGGCGTCCACCTGCTCAACCCCGGGTCGGTCGCCGACCCGCGCCGCGAACCGTTGCCGAGTTTCGCCGTGCTGACGATCGAGGCCGGACGCCCCAGCACCCGGCTGGTCTGGCTGCCGCGGTAG
- a CDS encoding MATE family efflux transporter, whose amino-acid sequence MTKNLTAGSPVKLIILFTLPLLIGNLFQQLYAVADTLVVGRMLGVDALAAVGASGSLQFLLFGFAMGASTGMGIPVARAFGSGDLRATRRAVAAGAIISATIATAITLIGIFGSGALLTLLGTPAELMDDAQTFLGVLFAGAVATVAFNFLSSMIRALGDSRTPLVFLIIASVLNVGLVVLFIAVFKLGVGGAALATVVAQGISVVLCLALIGMRIPELRLRRADWRVGRLELGEASRLGLTMGFQMSVIAIGAALLQVGINHLGTDAVAAFTAALRVDQVAVIPLASVGVAISTYVAQNRGAAEWWRIRHGVQRATLMAIGLSLAMSVAIVAFGTDLVQLFVGPGEHRVIAMAHEYLIINGSLYWVLAALFVWRGALQGMGATWVPTLAGVMELIARGVVGLVLVDQLGFLGVTLAAPLAWVGALIPLTIAWFLQRRRLLVAERALAGAEASELVPVTR is encoded by the coding sequence ATGACCAAGAACCTGACCGCCGGCTCGCCGGTCAAGCTCATCATCCTGTTCACCCTGCCGCTGCTCATCGGCAACCTCTTCCAGCAGCTCTACGCCGTCGCCGACACCCTCGTGGTCGGCCGCATGCTCGGCGTGGACGCCCTCGCCGCCGTCGGCGCCTCCGGCAGCCTCCAGTTCCTTCTGTTCGGGTTCGCCATGGGCGCCTCAACCGGCATGGGGATCCCCGTCGCCCGCGCGTTCGGCAGCGGCGACCTGCGAGCCACCCGCCGCGCCGTCGCCGCCGGCGCGATCATCTCAGCCACGATCGCCACCGCGATCACGCTGATCGGGATCTTCGGGTCCGGGGCCTTACTCACCCTCCTCGGCACCCCTGCCGAACTCATGGACGACGCACAGACCTTCCTTGGCGTCCTGTTCGCCGGTGCGGTCGCGACGGTGGCGTTCAACTTCCTCAGCTCGATGATCCGCGCGCTGGGCGACAGCCGGACGCCGCTGGTCTTCCTCATCATCGCCAGCGTCCTGAACGTCGGGCTCGTGGTGCTGTTCATCGCCGTGTTCAAGCTCGGCGTGGGGGGCGCGGCGCTCGCGACGGTGGTGGCCCAGGGGATCTCGGTGGTGCTGTGCCTCGCGCTCATCGGGATGCGCATCCCGGAGCTGCGCCTGCGCCGCGCGGACTGGCGCGTCGGTCGCCTCGAACTCGGCGAGGCCTCACGTCTCGGCCTCACGATGGGCTTCCAGATGTCGGTGATCGCGATCGGCGCCGCCCTGCTGCAGGTGGGCATCAACCACCTCGGCACGGACGCCGTGGCCGCCTTCACCGCCGCGCTGCGGGTTGACCAGGTGGCCGTGATCCCGCTGGCCTCGGTGGGCGTCGCCATCAGCACCTACGTGGCCCAGAACCGCGGGGCCGCGGAGTGGTGGCGGATCCGCCACGGCGTCCAGCGCGCCACCCTCATGGCGATCGGGCTGTCGCTGGCCATGAGCGTCGCGATCGTGGCGTTCGGCACCGACCTCGTCCAGCTGTTCGTCGGCCCCGGCGAACACCGGGTGATCGCCATGGCGCACGAGTACCTGATCATCAACGGCTCGCTCTACTGGGTGCTGGCCGCGTTGTTCGTGTGGCGCGGGGCGCTGCAGGGCATGGGCGCCACCTGGGTGCCTACGCTGGCCGGCGTCATGGAGCTCATCGCCCGCGGCGTCGTCGGCCTGGTGCTGGTCGACCAGCTCGGCTTCCTCGGCGTCACGCTCGCCGCGCCGCTGGCCTGGGTCGGGGCGCTGATCCCGCTGACGATCGCGTGGTTCCTCCAGCGGCGGCGGCTCCTGGTGGCCGAGCGGGCGCTGGCCGGAGCCGAGGCGTCCGAGTTGGTGCCGGTCACCCGCTGA
- a CDS encoding nuclease-related domain-containing protein, translated as MRLRYDGACAGCGVALAAGVQAIWDRDAKVVRCLGCHSAPTAAPERVELGYVEGEAGASAAREFERRHQARHDRVTSAHPRLGKVLLAVFDDPQSTKAWAQGASGEQSVGESLRQVAGEDVRVLNDRRIPRSRANIDHIAISRLGVFVIDAKRYRNQRPTLRVEGGLFSPRRELLLVGGRNRSPLVDGVHKQASWSATHWHHTQTSKSAGCCASWTPTGPSWAAPFRCKTLTSSIRESCAKP; from the coding sequence ATGCGCCTGCGGTACGACGGAGCTTGCGCCGGCTGCGGTGTCGCGCTCGCGGCGGGGGTGCAGGCCATCTGGGACCGGGATGCCAAGGTTGTGCGCTGCTTGGGCTGCCACAGCGCTCCGACGGCTGCCCCTGAGCGGGTGGAACTGGGCTACGTGGAGGGTGAGGCAGGGGCGTCCGCGGCGCGCGAGTTCGAGCGTCGGCACCAGGCAAGACACGACCGCGTGACGTCGGCCCACCCCCGCCTGGGGAAAGTCTTGTTGGCGGTCTTCGATGACCCTCAGAGCACCAAGGCCTGGGCGCAGGGAGCGTCCGGCGAGCAGTCGGTGGGGGAGTCGTTGCGTCAGGTGGCGGGCGAGGATGTGCGGGTCCTCAACGACCGCCGTATCCCAAGGAGCCGGGCCAACATCGACCACATCGCCATCAGCCGGTTGGGCGTATTCGTCATCGATGCGAAGCGGTACCGCAACCAGCGGCCCACGTTGCGCGTCGAGGGTGGCCTCTTCAGTCCTCGGCGAGAGCTCCTCCTGGTTGGGGGACGTAATCGGTCGCCGCTGGTCGATGGGGTCCACAAGCAGGCCAGCTGGTCCGCGACGCACTGGCACCACACCCAGACGTCCAAGTCCGCGGGGTGTTGTGCTTCTTGGACGCCGACTGGCCCCTCCTGGGCGGCACCTTTTCGGTGCAAGACGTTGACGTCGTCCATCCGCGAAAGTTGCGCGAAACCCTGA
- the dnaB gene encoding replicative DNA helicase → MTTDQRGDWSDNVVPFERGNGYADRTPPQDLAAEQSVLGAMLLSKDAIGEVTEVLKGRDFYRPAHEYIYDAVMDLYGSGEPIDAITVADHLGKKGQLQQVGGHIYLHELLSSVSVTANATYYAEIVRDKAVLRRLVDASMKISQMGYQAEGDVTSIVDRAQQTIYEVAENRTKEDYQPLSELVELTLDEIEALTQHGQMAGVPTGFIDLDHLTNGLHPGQMIIIAARPGMGKSTLGLDFARSAAIRHGLCSVFYSLEMTKSEIVMRLMSAESGVPLNAIRKGDMTEEYWQRISNKTAQVSRAPLFIDDSPNLTMMEIRAKSRRLKQRNDLKLIIIDYMQLMTSGKKVESRQLEVSEFSRQIKLLAKELEVPVVALSQLNRGPEARQDKKPMLSDLRESGCLTADTRVLRADTGAEVTMGELLASGERNVPVWSLDADGRMVARPMTHVFSSGVKKVYRLRLTSGREVKASANHPFLTRDGWMPLGELAAGTELAVPRFVPEPLNPEPRPHADVRDAAKAVEGGADLPDWVPSLPNDQLALFLNFLAAGTTGPLFQTRHRRLADDLARLWLRLGAVADVQGGDYGSRFVLDASPFGAPADGAKDIRWHVIASIDYLGEEEVFDATVLDTHNFVADGISVHNSLEQDADMVILLHREDAYDKQSPRQGEADFIVAKHRNGATDTLPVAFQGALSRFVDMQR, encoded by the coding sequence ATGACGACCGACCAGCGAGGCGATTGGTCAGACAATGTCGTCCCGTTCGAGCGCGGCAACGGGTATGCCGACCGGACGCCGCCGCAGGACCTGGCCGCCGAGCAGTCGGTGCTGGGCGCGATGCTGCTGAGCAAGGATGCGATCGGCGAGGTCACCGAGGTGCTCAAGGGGCGTGACTTCTACCGCCCCGCGCACGAGTACATCTACGACGCGGTCATGGACCTGTACGGCTCGGGCGAGCCCATCGACGCCATCACCGTGGCCGACCACCTCGGCAAGAAGGGCCAGCTCCAGCAGGTGGGCGGCCACATCTACCTGCACGAGCTACTGAGCTCGGTGTCGGTGACCGCGAACGCCACCTACTACGCCGAGATCGTGCGCGACAAGGCCGTGCTGCGCCGGCTCGTCGACGCGTCGATGAAGATCTCGCAGATGGGCTACCAGGCCGAGGGCGACGTCACGAGCATCGTCGACCGGGCCCAGCAGACGATCTACGAGGTCGCCGAGAACCGCACCAAGGAGGACTACCAGCCGCTGTCGGAGCTGGTGGAGCTCACCCTCGACGAGATCGAGGCCCTCACCCAGCACGGGCAGATGGCCGGCGTCCCGACCGGGTTCATCGACCTGGACCACCTGACCAACGGCCTGCACCCGGGCCAGATGATCATCATCGCGGCGCGTCCCGGTATGGGTAAGTCGACGCTGGGGCTCGACTTCGCCCGCTCGGCCGCCATCCGACACGGCCTGTGCTCGGTCTTCTACAGCCTCGAGATGACGAAGTCCGAGATCGTGATGCGCCTCATGTCCGCCGAGTCGGGCGTGCCGCTGAACGCGATCCGCAAGGGCGACATGACCGAGGAGTACTGGCAGCGCATCTCGAACAAGACCGCCCAGGTGTCGCGGGCGCCACTGTTCATCGACGACTCCCCCAACCTGACGATGATGGAGATCCGCGCGAAGTCGCGCCGCCTCAAGCAGCGCAACGACCTGAAGCTGATCATCATCGACTACATGCAGCTGATGACCTCGGGCAAGAAGGTGGAGTCCCGCCAACTCGAGGTGTCAGAGTTCTCGCGCCAGATCAAACTGCTGGCCAAGGAGCTCGAGGTTCCCGTCGTCGCGCTGTCGCAGCTCAACCGTGGCCCCGAGGCGCGTCAGGACAAGAAGCCCATGCTGTCGGACCTGCGTGAATCGGGCTGCCTCACCGCCGACACCCGCGTGTTGCGTGCCGACACCGGTGCCGAGGTCACCATGGGCGAACTGTTGGCATCGGGTGAGCGCAACGTCCCCGTGTGGTCGTTGGACGCCGACGGCCGCATGGTCGCCCGCCCCATGACCCACGTGTTCAGCTCAGGAGTCAAGAAGGTCTACCGCCTGCGATTGACCTCCGGACGCGAGGTCAAGGCGTCCGCGAACCACCCCTTCCTGACTCGGGACGGCTGGATGCCTTTGGGCGAGCTGGCTGCGGGTACCGAGTTGGCGGTCCCCCGCTTCGTGCCCGAGCCCTTGAACCCCGAGCCCAGACCCCATGCGGACGTCCGAGATGCCGCCAAGGCGGTTGAAGGAGGAGCAGACTTGCCAGACTGGGTGCCATCGCTTCCCAATGATCAACTGGCGCTTTTCCTCAACTTCCTCGCGGCAGGCACAACCGGCCCCTTGTTCCAGACCCGGCACCGCAGGCTCGCCGACGACCTGGCGCGCCTCTGGCTGCGTCTGGGTGCCGTGGCGGACGTTCAAGGCGGAGACTACGGATCGAGATTCGTCTTGGATGCGTCTCCGTTCGGAGCACCGGCAGACGGAGCGAAGGACATCCGCTGGCATGTCATCGCGTCTATCGACTACTTGGGCGAAGAAGAGGTGTTCGACGCCACCGTCCTCGACACCCACAACTTCGTCGCCGACGGCATCTCGGTACACAACTCCCTCGAGCAGGATGCCGACATGGTGATCCTGCTTCACCGCGAGGATGCCTACGACAAGCAGTCCCCCCGCCAGGGTGAGGCCGACTTCATCGTCGCCAAGCACCGTAACGGCGCAACGGACACCCTGCCTGTGGCCTTCCAGGGCGCCCTGAGTCGTTTCGTGGACATGCAGCGATAG